The Natrinema saccharevitans genome includes the window TACCGGGTGTCCTCGACGAACAGCGACTCGCTCATCGGTTCGACGATCAGGACCGCGTCGTCGACGTTTCGGGGGCCGTCGTTGACGACTTCGCCCGTGATATCGCCCTCGTAGCCGACCGAGAGCGACTCGTCTACGTTCCGAATCGAGAAGGACTGCTCCGCAGTCGGTGCCAGGGTCGTTCGCACGGGTTCGGTGGTCCGCTCGATGCCGGCTCCGTCCTCGTAGGTGAACGTTGCCTCGAGGGGCTTGTCCGTCGCGCTGGCAGTATCGGCGATCGCGGCTTCGACGGTCGTCGTCGTCGACTCGTTGGGCGCGAGGTCGCCGATCGCATTTTCGCTGGTCCCGCCGCCGATCGTCACGCCGCCGAAGCCGGCGACGGACACGCGCGTGTGGTTCGCGGGCTCGCCGCCCGTGTTTTCGATTTCCATCGTCACGTCGCCGCTCGATCCGGGGGCGACGTCGGCCGCGACGGTCGAGACGTCGAATCGGGGTTCCTCGGGAACGGTAACCCGGAGATCGAGCGTTTCGGACTTCTCGAGTCGCTGCTGGGAACTCGAGGCGTCCGAGACGCGGTTCGTGTAGGCGTACTCGACGTCGACCTCGATCTCGTGGGTCCCGGACTCGACGTCCTCGGGGACCTCGATCGCGAGCGGGGCCGTCGCGATCGCGCCGTCTTGAATCGGCCCGACCGCCACCTCGCCGCCGGCCGCCTCGAAGGGGCCGGCGTCGTCGATCTCGGCGGTCACGCCGCGGGCCGTGAGGACCCGGTCGGCCTGCGCGCCGGTGTGGAGGTCACCGTCGTTTTTGATCTGGACCTCGAGTGTGGTCTCGGTGCCCGGCGTCACCTCGGGGTTCGCGTCGACGAGCTCGAGGTCCGGTTCGCCGCGGGTCAGTTCGCCGCCGGTCTGTTCCTGTGCCACCGCGGCCGTCGCGCCGAGGGGGGCCAGGAAGCCGACGACCGCGATCGCCGCCAGCAGCGCCGCGAGTCGACCGTCGCTCACGGGGACCACCCGTCGGGCGTCTCCATCGCGGTCGTCGCGTCGGTCGCGGACGGCCGGTGAACGTGTTCGCAAACGTGATCGTTACTCATTGCTTACAGTCCGGGAGCCGGGGGCTATAACCTTTTTGAATGAATATTCAATCGAACCGGTTATGGCCCCCGGCAGAGACGGTCGGAGTATGCAATCGTCCGTCGCGACCGCATCGGCCGAGCGCAGCCGGTCGTCGGCGCGGGATTCACGGGGTGGCTCGGCGTGACCGTCGACGTGTTCGACGATCCGACCGACACCCGCGAGGAGATCCTGGCCGCGACCTACCGCTGTCTCCGGGAGCACGGCTACGCGGACCTGACGATCGAGAAGATCGGGACCGAACTCGAGCGCAGTCCCTCGCTGATCTACCACCACTACGAGGACAAGGACGCGCTGGTGCTGGCCTGTCTGGAGTACCTGCTCGAGTACTTCGAAGGCGAGCTCGGTCAGGAGGGGATCGAGGACCCGCCGGCCAGGCTCGAGGAACTGCTCGAGTGGTGGCTCGGAGCGGAGGTCGACGACGAGTGGGCCGGGTTCGTGACGGCGATGTTCGAACTCCGGACGCAGGCGATCCACGACGCGGCCTACCGGGAGCACTTCACCCGGAGCGACCGGCTGTTCCAGGCGTCGATCGAGGCGGTCCTCCGCGCGGGCGTCGAGAGCGGGGACTTCCGCGAGTGCGATCCGGCGGCCGTCGCGGCGACGGTTCAGGCGACGATCCTCGGGTCGGTGTTGCGGCGCTCGAGCACCGACGACGACGCGTGGCTGGACGCGGTCCGCGACGAGTTACAAATTTATCTCGATTCGCGCGTGTACGGGACGTCGACGTCGGAGTAAGTGACTATTGTCCGGATATTCTGTTCGGCTCTCGGTAGCGCGTGCGAATCCGGCGACACCGTTCAGTGAGTTCAGGACAGCTCGAGAGAGTTGATGAATGTCGGTACCGAAATCTCAGGCGGGTGAATTCTGCCGAATATTGGCCGTACGAAACCCCTCTTGTGACCGAAGGTAGCGGACCGGGACGGACAGTCAGATGCGCATACCAATATCACGGCAATTGCGGGAATCCCGATTACCGGTTGCGATTAGTACAGTTTTACCGGATGACGACAATCTGATGAGTTTCCAGAAAGCTTATTACTGGATGCTTAATATATGTCTAATACCCCTACCCGGTGTGAGTCCCCAACCGGCAACCGTGCGGTGGCACGTCGGTGACGACTCGCACTCCTGAATCGTGCGCTAACCAACCGAAATACAACGATAATACAATACTAAATGACAAACGACACAACCTATCGCCAAAAGGGTCGTGCAGTGATCCTGGCCGCGCTTATGGTTCTCTCAGTAGTCGCTATGTCCACGGCCTTCGTGGGTGGAGCGGCTGCAGCCGAGAACGCAAGCTTCGAAAACGAAGATGGTGACAGTCAAGCCATCTACTACGAGGGACAGACGCTCGTTATTACGGGATTGAACGACGGATCTGAATACACGATTCGGTCCGCTAGCGGCTTCGACACTGATGGAGTCGCTGAGGACGACGAGTACCAAGACGTATTCACTGCTTCCGGCAGTGAGTATGAACTCGACACGAGCGGATACGAGTCGGGATATTACTACATCACTGGTCCGAACGACGGAGGAACTAGTGACGAAGACCGATCCTTTGAACTCCAGCCGATGGAGTTCCGTACCCTTGAGTTCGATGAGAGTACAGTCGACGATGACGAAGCTGTCGACCTCGACATCGACACCAACCGCGGTACGTACAACCTGAACGTCAGTGCTGATGGTCTCGAAGACGAGGATCTTCAGAGTATCTTCAATGAGGAGGAGAACGAAGGCAGCTTCGAGACTTCATCGTACGAAGATGACGATGAGGTTATCGAACTCGTTGATGTCACTGATTCCGAAACCCATCGCGCAGACTTTGACGGTATCGACACCGGTGAGTACAACTTCACGTTCGAATCGACCGACACGAGCGCTGAAGCAAACGCTAATATCGAAGTGACTGAGGCAGGCGACGCCTCGCTCAGCTTCGACGGCGAAACTATCGAAACGCGAACGAACACGGCAGAGATCCCTGTCGAACTCGAGAATACCGACACGGG containing:
- a CDS encoding COG1361 S-layer family protein; amino-acid sequence: MSDGRLAALLAAIAVVGFLAPLGATAAVAQEQTGGELTRGEPDLELVDANPEVTPGTETTLEVQIKNDGDLHTGAQADRVLTARGVTAEIDDAGPFEAAGGEVAVGPIQDGAIATAPLAIEVPEDVESGTHEIEVDVEYAYTNRVSDASSSQQRLEKSETLDLRVTVPEEPRFDVSTVAADVAPGSSGDVTMEIENTGGEPANHTRVSVAGFGGVTIGGGTSENAIGDLAPNESTTTTVEAAIADTASATDKPLEATFTYEDGAGIERTTEPVRTTLAPTAEQSFSIRNVDESLSVGYEGDITGEVVNDGPRNVDDAVLIVEPMSESLFVEDTRYALPELKAGESTEFRYPTDVSGQGDPGARQLRFTVEYTGSGDATLTDGPISERVVVDERRDEFSIADDGLSVSQGDSSDAVLEITNERPTTLSNIDARLYADDPLDAPDDEAFVDELEPGESAEIRFEIEATEDATVETHPVELDFEYETERGESVLSDTYQHPIEVTASEDDGGGTPSVVVGILVALAVSTIGVALWYRQD
- a CDS encoding TetR/AcrR family transcriptional regulator; its protein translation is MTVDVFDDPTDTREEILAATYRCLREHGYADLTIEKIGTELERSPSLIYHHYEDKDALVLACLEYLLEYFEGELGQEGIEDPPARLEELLEWWLGAEVDDEWAGFVTAMFELRTQAIHDAAYREHFTRSDRLFQASIEAVLRAGVESGDFRECDPAAVAATVQATILGSVLRRSSTDDDAWLDAVRDELQIYLDSRVYGTSTSE